The following coding sequences are from one Brienomyrus brachyistius isolate T26 chromosome 15, BBRACH_0.4, whole genome shotgun sequence window:
- the crb1 gene encoding protein crumbs homolog 1, which yields MALSLSGRLKAKGWVLLFLAISASTASESSQKVLSACLSNPCQNGALCQEAPVNFLCWCASDMPPHSGRRCEESEGPCRPVSCQEKLSCTSPPAGSGELVCQCHLGYCESQVQLCARRLCGGDVQCHLSPRLREEPNYTCKCKGGYVGAHCEGRVNHCVPNPCRNRAICRSKGDGYACYCVPGFQGKHCEIEVNECASQPCQNGATCMNRIGRYACLCKPGYTGSNCELQIDECQSRPCLNGGSCHGYLRGFSCLCAAGFHGDVCEIDTDECQSQPCQNDALCVDRVNGYSCETPIMPCTSQPCLNDGLCQEKHGNYTCNCWPGYQGRHCEVDVSECSSSPCLSAGVCLELSWEVMYGREPLLPGRFHPQQAAGFVCKCKPGLKGTFCEEDIDECEQNPCKNGGSCVNSHGGYTCQCSQQSQAGFLYGGLNCSEALIGCEGRGCLNGGTCFPFVSEEQHGHICICPGGFSGSKCQKSTTFSFEGSGYLHLVSPASDPENLFNMTLSFRTVLASAVLFQWENGEFLIRLKLDDGHLHLELQRNGSLNGVLKLPHDMTDLEWHSVEVTLGGETLKMRTLDGMCHQLCGKEVYIQGSQLGLSSELQRTFIGGLGVVGTSTQPAEATPPHFIGCLRDVRLNSQLLLPDTWDSEVAVNVSPGCRDRHVCKDRPCEARGRCMKLWQNRECECYRPYAAQNCSEENIPARFGNENWPSYAVFTVDDNPGPNNVISMFIRTMEHSGLLLVIANSTNQYLRIWLDGGFVQVQADDSEMLQGGQFVSDGDFHLVIVETEEDRISLFHSGQKHGITTAIQTLQIRFKDKIHLGGLVDQTASSLFGGYFKGCIQDLRINSKHLQFYPVETPISSYTLDTIVNVTSGCTSDNICNRKPCHNGGTCHSLWEDFSCTCPPHATGRSCEHVRWCRLAPCPPAAVCQLHDEGFDCISNATFRDGGSLVVYKTNGKIIRNLTNVSFSIRTRTYNVTILRAGKGPDFFTVFLQDSFLFLELRSGSSSFTLRLRSQCVIGDGEWHSVELSMVTPSAPTSQWSMVIDKGRHSTISGVSAGNLDFLKDGADVLLGGSGPDAAGNLVGCLSTVEIGGIVLPYYGDSELNHPRFQEEQFIKTTSEPVSRGCSHWCLSSPCVHGNCSTLSLGYECACEAGYTGINCEGELDFCEGHKCAHGATCLHGAQNYSCLCPDGYYGPYCTEAVEEIPWHIVQNQLPVSICGGKLTNYTCYNGGNCSESRMTCDCLPGFVGDRCEVEINECASLPCVNGGFCLNMINKFYCNCPIDFAGETCHIHLSGDGLVSQLLLSACSVLVALLLAISLTFAALAVVVKRRASHGAYSPSRQEKEGSRVEMWNMVQPPPMERLI from the exons GTGAATCTTCACAGAAGGTcctttctgcctgcctgtctaatCCCTGCCAAAATGGGGCGCTCTGTCAGGAAGCCCCAGTGAACTTCCTGTGCTGGTGTGCGTCCGACATGCCTCCTCACTCCGGCAGGAGGTGTGAGGAGTCCGAAGGCCCCTGCCGCCCTGTGTCCTGCCAGGAGAAGCTTTCATGTACCTCACCCCCCGCGGGCTCCGGAGAGCTCGTCTGCCAGTGTCACCTGGGCTACTGCGAgtctcaggtccagctctgcgCCCGGCGCCTCTGCGGCGGGGATGTGCAGTGTCACCTCTCCCCCCGCCTCCGCGAAGAGCCCAATTACACCTGCAAGTGCAAGGGAGGCTACGTGGGTGCCCACTGCGAGGGCCGTGTGAACCACTGTGTCCCGAACCCGTGCCGGAACAGGGCGATCTGCAGGAGCAAGGGGGACGGATATGCCTGCTACTGTGTGCCAGGCTTCCAGGGTAAACACTGTGAGATTGAGGTAAACGAGTGCGCCTCCCAGCCTTGCCAGAACGGAGCCACCTGCATGAACAGGATTGGGAGGTACGCCTGCCTTTGCAAACCGGGCTACACAG GTTCAAACTGCGAGCTCCAAATCGACGAGTGCCAGTCGCGGCCCTGCCTGAATGGCGGCAGTTGTCATGGCTACCTGAGGGGCTTCTCCTGCTTGTGCGCGGCTGGTTTCCACGGAGACGTCTGTGAAATCGACACTGACGAATGCCAAAGCCAGCCGTGTCAGAACGACGCCCTCTGCGTCGATAGAGTGAATGG TTACAGCTGTGAAACTCCCATAATGCCGTGCACATCCCAGCCCTGTCTCAACGACGGCCTCTGCCAGGAGAAACACGGAAACTACACATGTAACTGCTGGCCAG GTTACCAGGGCAGACACTGTGAGGTGGACGTCAGTGAGTGTAGTAGCAGCCCCTGCCTCTCTGCTGGAGTGTGCTTAGAGCTCTCCTGGGAGGTGATGTATGGTAGAGAGCCTCTCCTCCCAGGCCGTTTCCACCCTCAGCAAGCTGCCGGATTTGTCTGCAAATGTAAACCTGGATTGAAAG GTACTTTTTGTGAAGAGGATATCGACGAATGTGAGCAGAACCCGTGCAAAAATGGCGGTTCATGTGTAAACAGTCATGGAGGTTACACATGCCAGTGCTCACAACAGAGCCAGGCTGGATTCCTGTACGGAGGCCTAAACTGCTCCgaggctctgattggctgtgagGGTCGTGGGTGTCTAAACGGAGGCACGTGCTTTCCGTTCGTCAGCGAGGAGCAGCACGGGCACATCTGCATCTGCCCAGGGGGCTTCAGCGGCTCAAAGTGCCAGAAATCAACAACCTTCTCTTTTGAGGGGAGTGGCTACCTTCACTTGGTATCTCCTGCGAGTGACCCTGAGAACCTCTTTAACATGACATTGAGTTTCAGGACGGTGCTGGCCAGTGCTGTCCTGTTTCAGTGGGAGAATGGAGAGTTTCTAATCAGGCTGAAGCTGGACGATGGCCATTTACACCTTGAACTGCAGAGAAACGGTTCTCTGAATGGGGTCCTGAAGCTGCCGCACGACATGACGGATTTAGAATGGCACTCTGTGGAAGTCACACTCGGGGGAGAAACCCTGAAGATGAGGACGCTCGACGGGATGTGtcaccaactttgtgggaaggaGGTCTATATACAAGGCAGTCAGCTGGGCCTGAGCTCTGAGCTTCAGAGAACCTTCATCGGAGGGCTTGGAGTGGTGGGAACCAGCACTCAGCCAGCAGAGGCCACGCCTCCTCATTTCATTGGCTGTCTACGAGACGTGCGTCTGAACTCTCAGCTCTTACTTCCTGATACGTGGGACAGCGAAGTGGCAGTAAATGTGAGCCCCGGATGCAGAGACAGGCACGTGTGCAAGGACAGGCCATGTGAGGCTAGAGGCCGGTGCATGAAGCTGTGGCAGAACCGAGAGTGCGAGTGTTACAGGCCGTACGCGGCTCAGAACTGTTCTGAGG AAAACATCCCAGCTAGATTTGGAAATGAAAACTGGCCAAGCTACGCTGTTTTTACCGTTGACGACAATCCTGGCCCTAACAATGTCATCTCCATGTTCATTCGCACCATGGAACATTCAGGATTGCTACTGGTTATCGCAAACAGCACTAACCAGTACCTTAGGATCTGGTTGGACGGTGGATTTGTACAGGTTCAAGCCGACGATTCTGAGATGCTCCAAGGGGGGCAGTTTGTGAGTGACGGGGATTTCCATCTCGTGATCGTGGAAACAGAGGAGGACCGGATATCCCTTTTTCATTCTGGTCAGAAACATGGTATCACTACAGCGATACAAACCCTACAAATCCGATTCAAAGACAAGATCCACCTGGGCGGCTTGGTGGATCAAACTGCCTCCTCCTTGTTTGGCGGTTATTTTAAAGGCTGTATTCAGGATTTGCGCATAAATTCCAAGCACCTGCAGTTTTATCCAGTTGAAACACCAATAAGCTCCTACACTCTAGACACCATTGTTAATGTTACAAGTGGTTGCACCAGCGACAACATCTGCAAT AGAAAGCCTTGCCACAACGGGGGAACATGTCATTCCCTTTGGGAGGACTTCTCCTGCACCTGCCCACCACATGCCACCGGGAGGAGCTGTGAGCATGTGCGGTGGTGCCGCCTGGCACCGTGCCCCCCAGCGGCAGTCTGTCAGCTCCATGACGAGGGCTTCGACT GCATTTCCAATGCAACCTTTCGGGACGGCGGCAGTCTTGTGGTTTACAAAACCAATGGGAAAATTATTCGCAATCTGACAAATGTCTCCTTCAGCATTCGGACACGGACGTACAACGTAACCATTCTTCGTGCAGGAAAAGGGCCAGATTTTTTCACTGTATTTCTCCAAGATTCCTTCCTCTTCCTGGAGTTGCGCAGTGGCAGCAGCTCCTTTACACTGCGTTTGAGGAGTCAGTGTGTGATCGGCGATGGAGAATGGCACTCAGTGGAGCTCTCCATGGTGACTCCTTCGGCTCCGACCTCCCAGTGGTCCATGGTCATAGACAAAGGAAGGCACTCGACCATTTCTGGTGTCAGCGCTGGGAACCTGGACTTCCTGAAGGACGGGGCAGATGTTCTTCTGGGGGGATCAGGTCCAGATGCAGCTGGAAACTTGGTTGGGTGCCTGAGTACGGTAGAGATCGGCGGTATCGTGCTGCCCTACTATGGAGACTCTGAGCTGAACCATCCAAGGTTCCAGGAAGAGCAGTTCATTAAAACAACCAGTGAGCCGGTATCACGGGGCTGCTCACACTGGTGCCTCTCCAGCCCTTGTGTCCACGGCAACTGCAGCACCCTGTCTCTGGGATATGAATGTGCGTGTGAGGCAGGCTACACAGGAATCAACTGCGAGGGTGAACTGGACTTCTGTGAGGGGCACAAGTGTGCGCATGGTGCCACCTGCCTCCACGGTGCCCAGAActactcctgtctctgtccagaTGGCTACTATGGTCCTTACTGCAC TGAGGCAGTTGAAGAGATTCCCTGGCATATAGTCCAAAATCA GCTGCCGGTGTCCATCTGCGGGGGCAAGCTGACGAACTACACCTGTTACAATGGTGGGAACTGCTCAGAGAGCAGGATGACGTGCGACTGCCTGCCGGGCTTCGTCGGGGACCG ATGTGAGGTGGAAATTAACGAGTGCGCATCCCTCCCCTGTGTAAATGGAGGGTTCTGCTTGAACATGATCAACAAGTTCTACTGCAACTGTCCCATCGACTTTGCTGGGGAGACGTGCCACATTCAT CTAAGCGGCGATGGTCTGGTGTCCCAGCTcctgctgtctgcctgctcggtcttggtggcactgctCCTCGCCATTTCCCTGACTTTTGCTGCCCTCGCCGTGGTCGTGAAGCGAAGGGCATCCCATGGTGCCTACAGCCCCAGCAGGCAGGAGAAGGAGGGCTCCAGGGTAGAAATGTGGAACATGGTACAGCCTCCACCCATGGAGAGACTCATTTAA